The Pseudomonas orientalis genome contains a region encoding:
- the glnL gene encoding nitrogen regulation protein NR(II), with translation MTISDALHRLLLDNLTTATILLNADLRLEYMNPAAEMLLAISGQRSHGQFISELFTESAEALSSLRQAVEQAHPFTKREAMLTALTGQTLTVDYAVTPILSNGATLLLLEVHPRDRLLRITKEEAQLSKQETSKMLVRGLAHEIKNPLGGIRGAAQLLARELPEEHLKDYTNVIIEEADRLRNLVDRMLGSNKLPSLAMTNVHEVLERVCQLVDAESQGCITLVRDYDPSIPDVLIDREQMIQAVLNIVRNAMQAISSQNELRLGRISLRTRALRQFTIGHVRHRLVTKVEIIDNGPGIPAELQETIFFPMVSGRPDGTGLGLAITQNIISQHQGLIECESHPGHTTFSIFLPLEQGAPTT, from the coding sequence ATGACCATCAGCGATGCACTGCACCGTTTGTTACTCGACAACCTGACCACCGCGACCATTCTGCTCAATGCCGACTTGCGCCTTGAGTACATGAACCCGGCGGCGGAGATGCTCCTGGCCATCAGCGGCCAGCGCAGCCATGGGCAGTTCATCAGCGAATTGTTCACCGAGTCCGCCGAGGCCCTGAGCTCGTTGCGCCAGGCCGTGGAGCAGGCGCACCCGTTCACCAAGCGCGAAGCAATGCTCACCGCCCTGACCGGGCAGACGCTGACCGTCGACTACGCGGTGACACCAATCCTGAGCAATGGCGCCACCCTGCTGCTGCTCGAAGTGCACCCCCGCGACCGCCTGCTGCGCATCACCAAGGAAGAGGCGCAGCTGTCCAAGCAGGAAACCAGCAAGATGCTGGTGCGTGGCCTGGCCCATGAGATCAAGAACCCCCTGGGCGGCATTCGCGGCGCGGCGCAGTTGCTGGCCCGCGAGTTGCCGGAGGAGCATCTCAAGGACTACACCAACGTCATCATCGAAGAGGCCGACCGCCTGCGTAACCTGGTGGACCGCATGCTCGGCTCCAACAAGCTGCCGTCCCTGGCCATGACCAACGTGCACGAAGTGCTCGAGCGCGTCTGCCAACTGGTCGACGCCGAAAGCCAGGGCTGCATCACCCTGGTGCGCGACTACGACCCAAGCATTCCCGACGTCTTGATCGACCGCGAGCAAATGATCCAGGCAGTACTCAACATCGTGCGCAACGCCATGCAGGCCATCAGCAGCCAGAACGAGTTGCGCCTGGGCCGCATCAGCCTGCGCACCCGCGCGCTGCGCCAGTTCACCATTGGCCATGTACGCCATCGCCTGGTGACCAAGGTCGAGATCATCGACAACGGCCCGGGCATTCCGGCCGAACTGCAGGAAACCATCTTCTTCCCCATGGTCAGCGGCCGCCCGGACGGTACCGGGCTGGGCCTGGCCATTACCCAGAACATCATCAGCCAGCACCAGGGCCTGATCGAATGTGAGAGCCATCCCGGCCACACCACGTTCTCGATCTTCCTGCCATTGGAACAAGGAGCCCCCACGACATGA
- the glnA gene encoding glutamate--ammonia ligase, which yields MSKSVQLIKDHDVKWIDLRFTDTKGTQHHVTMPARDALDDAFFEEGKMFDGSSIAGWKGIEASDMILMPDDSTAVLDPFTEDPTLIIVCDVIEPSTMQGYDRDPRAIAKRAEEYLKSTGIGDTVFVGPEPEFFIFDSVKFKSDISGSMFKIFSEQGSWMSDQDVEGGNKGHRPGIKGGYFPVPPFDHDHEIRTSMCNAMEEMGLVIEVHHHEVATAGQNEIGVKFNTLVAKADEVQTLKYCVHNVADAYGRTATFMPKPLYGDNGSGMHVHLSIAKEGKNTFAGEGYAGLSDTALYFIGGIIKHGKALNGFTNPSTNSYKRLVPGFEAPVMLAYSARNRSASIRIPYVSSPRARRIEARFPDPAANPYLAFAALVMAGLDGIQNKIHPGDAADKNLYDLPPEEAKEIPQVCGSLKEALEELDKGRAFLTKGGVFSDDFIDAYIELKSEEEIKVRTFVHPLEYELYYSC from the coding sequence ATGTCGAAGTCGGTTCAACTCATCAAAGATCATGACGTTAAATGGATTGATCTGCGCTTCACGGACACCAAAGGTACTCAGCACCACGTGACCATGCCGGCTCGCGACGCGCTGGATGATGCTTTCTTCGAAGAAGGCAAGATGTTCGACGGTTCCTCCATCGCCGGCTGGAAAGGCATCGAAGCCTCCGACATGATCCTGATGCCGGACGACAGCACGGCCGTCCTCGACCCGTTCACCGAAGACCCAACCCTGATCATCGTCTGCGACGTGATTGAGCCTTCGACCATGCAAGGCTACGACCGCGATCCACGTGCGATCGCCAAGCGTGCCGAGGAATACCTGAAGTCGACCGGTATCGGCGACACCGTATTCGTAGGCCCGGAGCCTGAATTCTTCATCTTCGATTCGGTCAAGTTCAAGTCCGACATCTCCGGTTCGATGTTCAAGATTTTCTCCGAACAAGGTTCGTGGATGTCCGACCAGGACGTGGAAGGCGGCAACAAAGGCCACCGTCCAGGCATCAAGGGCGGCTACTTCCCGGTCCCGCCATTCGACCACGACCACGAAATCCGTACCTCCATGTGCAACGCCATGGAAGAGATGGGCCTGGTCATCGAAGTTCACCACCACGAAGTGGCGACTGCCGGCCAGAACGAAATCGGTGTGAAGTTCAACACCCTGGTCGCCAAGGCTGACGAAGTCCAGACCCTGAAGTACTGTGTACACAACGTGGCGGATGCCTACGGCCGTACCGCTACCTTCATGCCCAAGCCGCTGTACGGCGATAACGGTTCGGGTATGCACGTTCACCTGTCCATCGCCAAAGAAGGCAAGAACACCTTCGCCGGCGAAGGTTATGCCGGCCTGTCCGACACCGCCCTGTACTTCATCGGCGGCATCATCAAGCACGGTAAGGCCCTGAACGGCTTCACCAACCCGTCGACCAACTCCTACAAGCGTCTGGTCCCAGGTTTCGAAGCGCCGGTAATGCTGGCCTACTCGGCCCGTAACCGTTCCGCCTCGATCCGTATTCCTTACGTGTCCAGCCCGCGCGCTCGCCGTATCGAAGCCCGCTTCCCGGACCCGGCAGCCAACCCGTACCTGGCCTTCGCTGCGCTGGTCATGGCCGGCCTGGACGGTATCCAGAACAAGATCCACCCTGGCGACGCCGCCGACAAAAACTTGTACGACCTGCCGCCTGAAGAGGCCAAAGAGATCCCACAAGTGTGCGGCAGCCTGAAAGAAGCCCTGGAAGAACTGGACAAGGGCCGTGCGTTCCTGACCAAGGGCGGCGTGTTCAGCGACGACTTCATCGATGCCTACATCGAGCTCAAAAGCGAAGAAGAAATCAAGGTTCGCACCTTCGTACACCCACTGGAATACGAGCTGTACTACAGCTGCTGA
- a CDS encoding chorismate mutase — MKRRFVFALLFVSVTASAAPPTLEPLLNSIAERLEIADQVALSKWDSHKPVEDKKREQEVIASVVAQAPSYKLDPAAAEQFFSAQIEANKLVQYTHLSDWQFQGKAPDDPRPDLVKQIRPRLDELQKRLLQQLADFTPQRTDPQCPQWLAAAVHEPLNDPLRQLAMIRATAELCIYKG; from the coding sequence TTGAAACGTCGATTTGTGTTCGCTCTGTTATTTGTCAGCGTCACCGCCAGTGCCGCGCCGCCCACGCTTGAGCCGTTGCTCAACAGCATCGCCGAACGCCTGGAGATCGCCGACCAGGTGGCCTTGAGCAAATGGGACAGCCACAAGCCCGTTGAAGACAAAAAGCGCGAGCAGGAAGTGATCGCCAGCGTCGTCGCCCAAGCCCCGAGCTACAAACTGGACCCCGCCGCCGCCGAGCAGTTTTTCTCAGCGCAGATCGAGGCGAACAAACTGGTGCAATACACCCACCTGTCCGACTGGCAGTTCCAGGGCAAGGCGCCGGACGATCCGCGCCCGGACCTGGTCAAGCAGATTCGCCCACGACTGGATGAACTGCAAAAACGCCTGCTGCAACAACTGGCCGACTTCACCCCGCAGCGTACCGACCCGCAGTGCCCGCAGTGGCTGGCCGCGGCGGTGCATGAACCGTTGAACGATCCGCTGCGCCAACTGGCGATGATCCGCGCCACCGCCGAGCTGTGCATATACAAAGGCTAG
- a CDS encoding DUF6124 family protein, giving the protein MFKPTPNPPPSVFTIAADIDDEALMINSFETFSSVSTLLLDLCEDLDGKHRDIALAIHQLSAMGTLMVSRMLDRQAAI; this is encoded by the coding sequence ATGTTCAAGCCAACCCCAAATCCACCCCCATCCGTCTTCACCATTGCCGCCGATATCGACGACGAAGCCTTGATGATCAACAGCTTCGAAACCTTCTCCTCGGTCAGCACCTTGTTGCTGGACCTTTGCGAAGACCTGGATGGCAAGCACCGCGATATCGCACTGGCCATTCACCAATTGAGCGCCATGGGGACGCTGATGGTCAGCCGTATGCTCGACCGCCAAGCGGCCATCTGA
- the thiI gene encoding tRNA uracil 4-sulfurtransferase ThiI, whose protein sequence is MKLIVKVFPEITIKSRPVRMRFIRQLAKNIRAVLRDLDPAVVVNGVWDNLELETRLTDAKALKDMTERLSCMPGIAHFLQVDEYPLGDFDDITEKCRLHFGDELAGKIFSVRCKRAGKHPFSSMDVEKYVGSKLRRECGAAGISLKAPQIEVRMEIRDQRLFVIHSQHNSIGGYPLGALEQTLVLMSGGFDSTVAAYQIMRRGLMSHFCFFNLGGRAHELGVMEVAHFIWKKYGSSQRVLFVSVPFEEVLGEILGKVDNSHMGVVLKRMMLRAASRIADQLQIDALVTGEAISQVSSQTLPNLSLIDCVTEKLVLRPLIASHKQDIIDLAEEIGTADFAKHMPEYCGVISVNPKTHAKRNRVEYEEQQFDMAILERALENAKLVPIDRVIDELGQDVQIEEVSEALAGQIIVDIRHPDAAEDEPLEIPGIDVQTLPFYALNARFKELDDSRQYLLYCDKGVMSRLHAHHLLSEGHANVRVYRPS, encoded by the coding sequence ATGAAATTAATCGTAAAAGTCTTCCCCGAGATCACCATCAAGAGCCGACCGGTACGGATGCGTTTCATCCGTCAGTTGGCCAAGAACATCCGTGCCGTGCTCCGCGATCTGGACCCGGCTGTGGTGGTGAACGGCGTGTGGGACAATCTCGAGCTGGAAACCCGCCTGACCGACGCCAAAGCCTTGAAGGACATGACCGAGCGCCTGAGCTGCATGCCGGGCATCGCGCATTTCCTGCAAGTGGACGAGTACCCGCTGGGCGACTTCGACGACATCACCGAGAAGTGCCGGCTGCACTTTGGTGATGAGCTTGCCGGCAAGATTTTTTCGGTGCGTTGCAAGCGCGCCGGCAAGCATCCGTTCAGCTCCATGGATGTGGAGAAATACGTCGGCAGCAAGCTGCGTCGCGAGTGCGGCGCGGCCGGAATCTCCCTCAAAGCGCCGCAAATCGAAGTGCGCATGGAAATTCGCGACCAACGGTTGTTTGTGATCCACAGCCAGCACAACAGCATCGGCGGTTACCCGCTGGGCGCCCTGGAACAGACCCTGGTGTTGATGTCCGGCGGTTTCGATTCCACGGTCGCGGCCTACCAGATCATGCGGCGCGGCCTGATGAGCCACTTCTGCTTCTTCAACCTGGGCGGTCGTGCACACGAATTGGGCGTGATGGAAGTGGCGCACTTTATCTGGAAGAAGTACGGCAGCTCCCAGCGCGTGCTATTTGTAAGCGTGCCGTTCGAAGAAGTGCTGGGCGAAATTCTCGGCAAAGTCGATAACAGTCATATGGGCGTAGTTTTGAAGCGTATGATGTTGCGCGCCGCGTCCCGGATCGCCGACCAGTTGCAGATCGATGCGCTGGTGACCGGTGAAGCGATCTCCCAGGTATCCAGCCAGACGTTGCCGAACCTGTCGTTGATCGACTGCGTGACCGAGAAGCTGGTGCTGCGCCCGCTGATCGCCAGCCACAAGCAGGACATCATCGACCTGGCAGAAGAAATCGGCACCGCCGACTTTGCCAAGCATATGCCCGAGTATTGCGGGGTCATTTCGGTGAACCCCAAGACCCACGCCAAGCGCAACCGCGTGGAGTATGAAGAACAACAGTTCGACATGGCGATTCTGGAGCGTGCGCTCGAGAACGCCAAACTGGTCCCGATCGATCGCGTCATCGACGAGCTGGGCCAGGATGTGCAGATCGAAGAAGTCAGCGAAGCCCTGGCCGGCCAGATCATCGTCGACATCCGTCACCCGGATGCCGCCGAAGACGAGCCCCTGGAGATTCCTGGCATCGACGTACAAACGCTGCCGTTTTATGCATTGAACGCGCGTTTCAAGGAACTGGATGACAGCCGTCAGTACCTGCTGTATTGCGACAAAGGCGTGATGAGTCGCCTGCATGCCCACCATTTGCTCAGTGAGGGGCATGCCAATGTGCGCGTTTATCGACCGAGCTAA